The genomic DNA CATGACGCAATAACGTACTCCTTCCAATTGGGAAAACACCAATGGCTGGATGGGATAATTAAGTACGGTTTTATCCACATCTGAATCACAATTTCCCTCGGCAATCAAGAGGGGAACCGGGCTGCTGTTAAGCAAGTCGGCAAGTTCACTGGTCTGGTAACCAAAGGGGAAAGGATTCCTGGCCCCATGATATAACACATCTCCAGCATGAAAGATAAAATCCACGTCATTAAAGGGACCATCAATAGCCTGCCTCCAGGCCGATGCTGAACCATGGGTATCACTTATTATACCAATTTTCATTCGCTGCTCCTTTTAAACCGTACTACAGAAAAACGTCTATCCACTTGACTCTACTTATAACTATAATCGCTAAAATAATAATTTCAAGATTTATTGTAACTATTCAGCACATTGCATCGCTACTTAAGTAGTAAACTCGGGACTGTCCCCAGCTTCACCGGGGGCTGTCCCAGATGTTTACGGACTATGAAACAATGTCGACATGCGCCGCAAAAGCCTGGGACAGTCCCCTTTTAAACCAAAAGGCTCGGGGACAGTCCCGGTTTTGCTCACAGCAGTGCACTTCATAAAGATGTGCTGAATAGTTACGATTTATTGAGAAATTTATGAATATGTTCATAAACCCGGGAGCTCAACACCAGCATGAAATGACCAACAAGGTGAACTTTGCGATGCTCGGCACCTGGATAATCAGCATTCTCATTAGGAATAATCAGCTCATCAAAGTCGGAGGCAATGGAAAGCCGTTGTCGTGGACATTGTCCGGCTGAATATTCTTCTAACTGCGCCAGAAAAGATGATCCAGGCCTCAGGTCACGAACTACCGCCCCGATTCCAGCCGACCAGAGCCTGGTACCGCGGTGAGGTGTGCCAAGGGTAATCAACCGATGCACATTTTGTCGTTCATGACCATATTTTGCCACATACTGGC from Pseudomonadota bacterium includes the following:
- the yfcE gene encoding phosphodiesterase, which encodes MKIGIISDTHGSASAWRQAIDGPFNDVDFIFHAGDVLYHGARNPFPFGYQTSELADLLNSSPVPLLIAEGNCDSDVDKTVLNYPIQPLVFSQLEGVRYCVMHGDQGGMADFLRLAHRYRADFLITGHSHIRRLKKENHLIHINPGSAALPKDHINGSVGVVDTLQRTVNIIDLETGEILENLTFSIK